One genomic segment of Ignavibacteriota bacterium includes these proteins:
- a CDS encoding T9SS type A sorting domain-containing protein, which yields MKKFFTATLIVLFLSTLSFATVEIKSHTQVIAGTVTLHVYANTISGQGVQAQARYGSPYTYTGFVSGVWYERGNGDSYTNFDVVVSGLPSNGQVDFEASKLNVYGDVSQGGFEYTGFVYTISDVLPVELTTFTAFANQKEIKLNWQTATEVNNYGFDVERKPETGDWKKIGFVEGHGNSNSPKNYAFSDNTAFSGKYFYRLKQIDIDGKFEYSKTEEVTLETQLIFELKQNYPNPFNPKTNIQFSIPEISNISISVYNIIGEKVETLLNKKLEAGLYSIIFDASELNSGIYFYTIKTENFIQTKKMIVAK from the coding sequence ATGAAAAAATTTTTTACAGCAACTCTTATAGTTCTTTTTCTTAGTACACTATCTTTTGCTACGGTTGAAATAAAAAGCCATACACAAGTAATTGCTGGAACTGTAACTCTCCATGTTTACGCTAATACAATTTCGGGTCAAGGAGTTCAAGCACAAGCAAGATATGGTTCTCCTTATACATATACTGGATTTGTTTCAGGTGTTTGGTATGAAAGAGGAAATGGAGATAGTTATACAAATTTTGATGTAGTAGTTTCAGGATTGCCCAGTAACGGACAAGTTGATTTCGAAGCAAGTAAATTAAACGTTTATGGAGATGTTTCTCAAGGGGGATTTGAGTATACGGGTTTTGTATACACAATTTCTGATGTTTTACCTGTAGAACTCACAACCTTCACAGCATTTGCTAATCAAAAAGAAATTAAATTAAACTGGCAAACAGCAACAGAAGTTAATAATTACGGATTTGATGTTGAAAGAAAACCGGAAACTGGAGATTGGAAGAAAATTGGTTTTGTTGAAGGTCATGGAAATAGTAATTCACCAAAAAATTATGCTTTTTCTGATAACACGGCTTTTAGCGGAAAATATTTTTATCGCTTAAAACAAATTGATATTGATGGAAAATTTGAATATTCAAAAACCGAAGAAGTAACTTTAGAAACCCAACTAATTTTTGAATTAAAACAAAATTATCCAAACCCTTTTAACCCCAAAACGAACATCCAATTTTCAATTCCAGAAATAAGTAATATCTCAATTTCTGTATATAATATTATTGGTGAAAAAGTTGAAACTTTGTTAAATAAAAAGTTAGAAGCAGGATTATATTCCATAATTTTTGATGCTTCGGAATTAAATAGCGGAATTTATTTTTATACAATTAAAACGGAAAATTTTATTCAAACAAAGAAAATGATTGTTGCAAAATAA